GACTGACAGTAGAGCTCGTCATCCTCATCTCTTTGACTAAATCTTTCCAAGTATCTAGCTCTGTTTGTCCTCTCTGATACAATAAAATCGTACCCATGTGGTCGTTCTGCTGCCGGGCTGTAGCAGTCGATTCCATTGTATTCTGTATAGCGATCTTCAGTCTTTCACACTTTTGACTCGTTGACTTGAGATTGTCACTCTCCACTTTGTACTTAGCTATCAGGTCATCTGTGATTTCTTTCTTCATTTCTTTCATTCGTTGGATGAACCGTTCTTCCATATCGTCGATGCTTTGTAATGCCGACTCCTTGTCGTCTACAATGCTATGTAAGTATTGCTTGAACTTCTTTACCGCCGATTCCAGGGAGTCAGCAGCCTCTCGTAGATAGGCCGTCGTTTCTTTGATAGTTGAGTTCCTGTCCAATGTACAACAGTAATCTTCAGTGGTTGCTACATCGTTGCATTTCCTGTGACCGACTGTTATACATTTGGTGCAGCCGAAAGTTTTATGGTCGACGCAAAAGTAATCCATCTTTtcattgtgtttgtcgcattTCTTGGTCAATGTTTCTGTTCTTGGTAGGAATTTACCAGCGGAAGCTCTGATATCTATACCATCACAGTtggtatgtatgatgtcatggtGATTCAGTTTACAAGATTCGCAAAACAAACATCTATTAGTCTTACACCAGAACTGAGCCAGAACCTTCTTGTCTTTAGTTTTCTCACAATATGTACAGTAGTGACTTTCTGTTGAACCGCTCTTTATTTGCATCAACTCCATGACAACTTTGTCTACAGGAAACTGCTCGGCCCATTTGTCCTTATCCTCAGTCTTATCAATAGGGTGAGTAAGTGTTCTACATACCGGACAAGTAAAGGTAGTCGCCGTGTCCCTCTTCCCCGACACCTCACTGGTGATGTAATTACTCAGACATTCCTGACAAAGAGAATGGTGACATGGTAGACATCTTGGCTGGTGAAGCTGTTCCAGACAGATCGGGCACTGCAGCAGGTGTGAGTCCGACTGAGTACCGTCTTTAGGCACCGATTCTTGATTTGGACCACCTTCTGCCATGGCGTTATCAGTCGATGATTAGGTATTCTGAAACAGAAAACAATGATACaggctttaaaaaaaattagcaATAAATGTATGAAGTCCATATTGAATAATGGTCCTATGTAACAATATAACACATTTCAACAATAACGTAAGATGTATTTGATTTTGTGAAATTCAATACCTTGTATTCTACTCtgtaatagtacatgtatgtcgATTTATGTAGAATTTGTGTCCAGCTGGTATTTATTAATGATTTCAACATATATCGAATGATGTTACggttgtatgtatttgtttatattcagaATATGTTTACGACATATTTTCTATGACTTTATGCGTGATATTTGTTTCTTCAATAATTAACCTTTGTACATATTCTGAATGTCAATAATTTCGTGTCCTGGTCTGAACGCTTTAGAGTTTAATGACAAATCTGCTGCCAGATAGATGAATGATTCTATGTTGGGGTGGTGGTAGGTCAGGGGTTTGTAAGCATGAGGATGGTTAACTGATTCACCCCTTATGAcgcatttagactcttctaattCAATGACTAGATCCGtgcattatgaaatttcaggtgTGAATGAGTTCAATAGAATGTGAACATTTCAGGCTACGTCATGCTATTCATAGGATACATATTTGGGGACTATATAAGTGAAATATATATCCAGAGTTTAATCATAGATGTCATCTTCTGGCcgatatattaaaaataaaagttaaaaggGATGCCAATGGGTACATATTAGACAACagttttgttttatacattGTGGTCTCTGTAGGAAATATAGTGTTTCTTTACTCTAATGTAGATAGATgcatataaatgttattttagtTACAATGTCGCTATAGCATTACTAATGTGAAAGTAAGCAAcaggaatatacatgtacataaatgtatggTTTGGATTGATTAGTGTGCTGTTTGGATAATTTGTTTAGTGTGGTGTgtgtaacattttatttatcaccAGGGCCACCTAAGGACGTACATGGGTTAtaggtggaggaaaaccggagtaccggAGAATAAACATGTGAAAGTTAGCAACCTGGTTTTACAAGTGTatgaaaacatgtatttatatgacGGCTGTCATGGATGATTTGATTAGGGTGGTTTgtgtaacgtcatattaacaaccAAGGTCATCTAACGACGGAACGATTTCTTGGTGGAGGAATACCGGAGTACTAGAGGAACAGCCATCGGcctacggtcagtacctggcaactgcatGTCTAACATGGGATTCAAATTTGCGATCCAGAGATGGGATGAGAGTTCATAATTACGTCGAGACATGTTCACTTTTCGGCCATAGCGGCCATGAATGGAGTAATCCTAACTTCAAAAAGGAATACTATAATGGATTATTCCAATGTTcatgtcatacaatgtataatgaaatattgagaTACTCTTGTACTGTTAATTTGAGTTAGGATCATCGATTCACCAACCATTCGTATCATTTCTTTCTAAACAATTTTGACGACGTTTACCTTTCGGCCATAGCGGCCATGAGTGGATTAATCCTAACTTCAAAAAGCAATACTATAATGGATTATTCCAATGTTCttgtcatacaatgtataatgaaatattgagaTACTCTTGTATTATGAATTTGAGTTAGGATCATCGATTCACGACTTATCCCATATTCTGCCACTATATTAAAATAGTCACTACCTTTAAGCAAAAGATATCAAGCAAATTCTCTGATACACATTTCCTACTTTCGGAGATACATGTAGATGACTTTGAGGGGTCTTGACGACAAGTCAACAGACACACGAGATGAAATAACATACTAGACAAGTAACCTTTTCTGGTTTACGGGACTCAATGCTCATGAAATAGAGACCTGTTTGAATAGTAAACTTTTACCAGTGAGCTCTGTATAGTTCCGccttaaaacaaaaaatttacCACAATGTTCATACATGAACTCGTCATCCCAATACTTTAACGGGTCTCTGCTGTACTATATGTTTGAGTAAATTTGACCTCACTGAACTTTAATACAGTTCAAGGTCATCGATTTCACGAACTAGCGACACATTCAGGATCACACACTAGGTTTCATAGTGGGAAGTATTTAATAAACAGcgttatgaaataaaatctaaGACATCAGGAACGTTGAATTTAAACAATCTTTGTGTAGTCTTCAAGGTTGAAGCCTAAcaccatataattatatatcaagcTTGCTGGAATTTAAAGTTCTTAATTTAACAACAGGGACAACGAGATAGATTGATCATTGGTTCACGATCTGTCAATAATAAAGCATAAACATATACCGGGTATATATCCCCTATATAGAAATATACTTAATTAAACTTTGGCTAGCGATGCATTCGTGGTGTTTTTATATAGAATAAaagtagtatttatatatatatataatcatactTTATGACAGAACGTCAAGTTCCTGTGGTAACTTTATCTAGATACCATCATATAACTTATCGAATGATATACTATAATAAACGTGTCCAGGTACTACATTCAGTGTACCAACATGTTGAACCGTCTATATAATTATCACGTAGAATGATTCATTATTTGAAGTTCATACAACGTATAAAGTGCAGGCATTGAACACATAATCAACTGTAGACCTACCCGATAATATAAACGTCAGGTCAGGATATGGGACGGTGTACTTTGTAATTATACGTCTACCCGATTGATATAAGCGATGTGTATATAACATCCGCTTTCGGTTTGTATATATCTAACACAGCCATAATATAATCACAATAACAGACCTAGTACGggatataaaattaaatgtacGTTTTTGTAGTTAACACAAACCTTATATATCGAGTTATGTCAGTGATATGATGCTAAAATTAATATCATAAACTTATCTAACATTACTTACCGTCAATATTGGCCAAAACTTCAACTTCATGTCAGGTGATATAGAACGATGTGTCTGTCTCCGTGATCTAAAGTTGAGTGATATTCGGTAATCCTCGGTCAATTCCGGTAATCAATAGACGCCACCTATGATTCTAACAAACAAGCTTTAAGAAAGATCGGAatttatgtattgatatatgaaACTATAATGTCAgtgttatattttgttttgataaatatgtatataaatttggGTAATATAAATGCTAAGTATGCAGTTTCAAAGTTTAAAGTATTTTGAGTAATATGACAGTATAATGCATTTTTTAGCTAGTTTATTCTATCGATCTAAGTCTTGATATAATTGACCGATCACCAGACGGTATCTAattagatatatagatatgtaatcACGCCGCGTGCTCTTGTACACAGGTGTACTTATTCAATGTTAGAGTATGCACAATACAAACTACAAAGTTACACCGGTACCAAGGCGATTAAAATGATAGTTGGTGAACCGCGAATTTCAAACAAAGTGGATTTCATCCAGGAATGTTTTCACTGTTAGGAACAATTCCTCGGTTATATTGTAGTTAAATTCTATATACTGCTCATATAAAGgatatttatgtatttgtttatttatttatagattaAGTGTCTTATGGCTATTTTCAGTTAGCAATCGGGGCATGTTAAAgtcaagtggttaagatgcccCAAAGTGTATAACTAGCCCTCTACATCTTGgtcgcaagttcgaatcccacaTGGAACAGTTGCTGTGTACTGATcgctggttggtggtttatTTGctgggtactccgactttcctctaCCTCCTTAACCAAGTACATCCATTAATAACCATGATAGTTTATAGGTAGTTAAACCAGACTAACCCATGTGCCTGAGGACTGTATTTTAGTAGTGAGTGTGGAGTCTGTTTGGGGTAGGTCGGTGGTCTTTCTTCCAGTACTCCTACTCATACTCACTTCTACCATCAAGTACTGGCACATTCTTAAACATGTCTAACTGTTACAGCGGTTTTGAAATTATCTCTAGGGTAGTTATTTGACATTGATCATACTTTTTTTCCCTAAAAGGAATACTACAAACTGGTTAATTTATCAGTATGATTTcgtttatacaaaataaaaaaaacacattatttttcaaagtaatTTATCCTGTCAAAGAAAAATTGCAGAGTGAATTTCGACCCGAAATTTGGTCCTATTCGTACTGCAAATCGTACTGAATATCTTCTCATTATACATCTtctcatttaaaatatatgcaGCAAAATTTGCAGCCAGAATAGGACCAAAATTCGattcgcaaattcactcagcagTTTTACTTTGACtggataatttattttatctgttttaaaaaaagaaattgattaATTTCCAAGATAACTTTAAAAAGAGGAGGTTGACATCATTCCTTGTATGGTAAAACATCGGTGGTACCAActatttaactcattcatccctgaaattccataatggactggtccagTCTTTGATCTAGAAGAACATTAATGTGACTACAGGGGTGATAAAAAATCAGTTCATGAAGCCTTGATGGTAACACAAGAATgcttttttaatcaaaattaaaatgattcatttatatatctaaCAACCTGATATATTTTGGGAGAAACAGGATTTGACGGATTTACCCGTAAAAGTTATGTGTGCTGATGCGTAtgtgtagttattatgtatatcATTTACAGAAACATCCAGGATTGATAACAAGTTTTGGTGTAGAGTCGGTGTGGTTACGGGGAGCACAATATTTGTTGACAAGgcttaatattaatatttgataatctatattttgtaaatattaaaccTTTCCATCAATGGTTTATACGTTGATTGTTTTTACATTGGATACAATTAGTAATTATTTGCTATTATAATATATGTTTGGTACTAGTTTATAGTGTATTTTCATTGTGTAATGATTGAAATAGCATCATCCTGATCAATAATCTATAGACACTTCAGTTCCTCAAACCACAGAGGATTATTTACGTTTTAACCATCATCTTTCTGATCTAtcaaagttacttccctttagtTGACGACGGAGTGAAACACAAATAACTTCAGATCATAATAGCCATCATTTGAATGctatcattttatcattgttCAGTTAATTGCAATCTGATTGAATCAATTGATTAATTATAATGGGCAGTTCACTGTAAAACCATACGATCATGTCCGTAAATAacttcattaatttcctgtatgttatatatctgcATATCTCCCTTACGGTAGGTATcggttgtgacgtcataactTAAGTAAACAATTACGTCATCTTCTCTGATGCTACACTCTTTATCAGTATAGTATACGCATGGcaaaaatacattacaaaatgGCAAGCCATGGTATGCCAAAGAATCAATCGCTATGATTGGGCATTTACTTTGAATTTCACagcatttttatttcaatgtcaaATTCAATGGCATTGCCACCTCGATATGTTTACAAGCTAAAGTCTACTCTGAGAATTTGTCTTGTGTCTCGTAGGGTGTTGATTGGGACAAAGTCCACGTGACCATATGTTATAAATTCCAGAAACGTGGAGAGAAAAGGAAACCTGCCATTGTTACTGGGAATGACGACTTTCTAGAAATCTAAATATTTGATCGTGTGATGTCGCACTCTAAAGGCagtccaatctgattaaaatacagatccttattatcactacgtttgataagaggatctgagaaaatcccattaggggtcatgtccaggtgacctttgaaaatggccaatcaaattgctacttgcaaaattttgacagtgaatttcaggggacgaaattgtttgaaaaaaccgtgaccccctatgggattttgtcagatcctctatttaacggagtggttataaggatctgtattttaatcagatcgCACTCTAAAGGCAGTGAATAttggtatattttatataattagttacatttgtatgtaaagGTCTATTTACTTATGAACGTTTGACACAAGATGTAGGTATAtcttagatatatattttacaaacaaaatgcacttATACTATAACTTGCTGTCCGAAAATGTAATGCTATATACATGGCTACATACACTACGTGTCAACATAGGGACATGACACAAATTTTCAACCGACggtcaaattatatatttatgtattatacTATGCGTTGGTTGAAACgtgtgccaagtccctgtgggGTCAACCAAAGGAAAAGGTGTGGAATGATTCGTTTGgaatacaaataataaaaaaaaacatcctgTGGTATATTGTCTTCTAACAAAGCATTGTGCTTAATATAGTGAACATAGGTATTTTTGTCTTTCTAGATATTGAAGCATATGATCGTGTGATGTCGCACTCTAAATTCAGTGAAAACATAGAATCTAGTTAGTTGTCAATGTGAATTATGTAGGAGTCCATTGACAAATTTTGACACAAAATACAAGTATATCttagatatacattttataaagattatacacatgaaatatcacagtccgaaaatgtaattatatatctacCGTGATAtatatagggcaaagaagtaattctaacagtgtggacaaaagattgtcaaattttccaggcgatctgcccctttgtcaGGACACAagaagaataaataaaattacatgttaaggacggtcacggacgtacacaaaaacataaacaatgaacacatatagaatatacagataaactaaaGGGACAATATCTATGTGTATTGTCTGAATGATCCCTTCGGTCAGTCGCTATAATTAGTTGCTATCGCCGAAGGCTTATTTAGTTCATCTGTAGAAGGGTATATCAAAACGTGTCaaacacagggacttgacacaaattttgtatttttgtattgtagTATCCATTGGTCAAACATTTGTCCCTGTAGTGTCGAACAAAAACAAAGACATGAAATTTATTGTatggaataaaaaaattaaaatgtgttctttaaaattatggtatttttcatttaaaaaacacACTGTGCTAGAtacaataatattgtatttgtagcaaGCACATTCAGTTAATGTGTTTtagtattttgttatttattcaaattatgttttatattaactATAGATGTTACAATGAAaaacttatatgaaaatgtcGAATGGAAATGAATTCATTATATTGAATCCTGACATATTGTGGTATACTTCAATAATTCATAGATGTATTTGTATGAACGAAGTACTGCCAAGTTACTGTTTTTCAAGTcatatgaattttgataatttctaaTGTTTTTCAGTATGAAGAATAATTTCTTCGTCAGAAAAAAGAGAAAAGTATTCTGACGACTACAAAATGTTCTGATTCAACGAGTTTCTGGCccaaattttatacatgttCCTTAACTGGAAATTCTTTTCTCCATAAAAAGTCGCATTAAAGAAATTCAGGGGGAAAtcttaattaatgtatttttttattgtctTGAGGCTTTCGGCTCATCCGTTtgatacatagatatatatctacatacagtaCATTAACACAAAATCCCACAATGTCAAAGACATgcatcagagttacttcccttcgtttcactccgtcgGATtgtagcaaagggaagtaactcagaTAGATCAGGATTGTCATGTTTCGCCATGTTTCTTTGTGACGTATAAGTGTTAATCCTCGATTTTTTTTGACGATTTAAAGGAATACTCTAGATTCAATTCGTTAAGCGACATGGATTGCACAGTAATCATGTAGGTGTGAGTTAGtgttagaaaaaaatcatacttgTAAAAATTGTAGCACAATAAAATACTCTTCCTAAAATGTGGTTCATCGTCTGTTGTGTTTCCTGTCATAACTCGAGACGGGAAAGTGGGTTTACCTGAATACAAATTGGTCCAAGcactatttttcatttcaaattcattttattttcaaatgtataagAACACGTATGAATTGCATACAccatatataggatcttaaatgagtgttcatttcatttggGGTTTGATGATTTTTTACGATCCTTGGCGGAATTTTCATAATTTCGAGATGAAACACACATTCCAAGTACTTTTTCAAATAACTTCAACATCAAAATGTTCTTGCAAAACAGCCATTTTGTTCCGCTGCCCtcgaaatcctgacgtcacTTTATTGCTTCTGTTATGACATGACGTCTCAGTGAATTTCCTGTTCACAGTTGACACAGCAAATGacaaatgcaaaaatattacacgggtgAAAATACAGGATATCAGgcgaattatgtgataaaaatgtatattacaaTACACAGTATAAAATGCTGGttacattatgtaaaatgttttgagCACATTAGTTCCATCTGATGTATTTGAAGTAAAACATAGATTTGTGGAATACtactaaaatatattaaataaagttattccaaaggaccaaggtgaCCTTATGTGATACCGCGGCGTCCATTCGAATTCTTCAAAATCGCTTGTAGGATTTTTACAAACTTCGactggtagcatctttataacTCAAAATTAAACAGATTATTGGACTGACCTCCagggggtcaaaaggggtcagtgtgactatttctatataaacaacttctctgaATATATTACATTGGGAACATCCTTTTGGGGTGGGAattcaaaactgtacaaatggtTTGAAGGCCTTAAGGTCGGGGCTAAAAGTGGTCAATCTGGCTAtctccatataaacaacttcctCGTAAGACTCCGTATTCAAATTAACCGTTAAATCATACTTAAGTTCTAATGCTTAATGTTTCGTTTTATCACACATACATGAAGATAATGCTAATAGAATTTAATGATTGAGTTTTaagaaaaccaaataaaaacaataaaattgatgaatacttaaaatcttaattattaaacaaaactATCTGATGTATACCATACATAGCTATAAGCACAGGGCTTACATATCACGTCCAAAATGTCAATGACATCATTGTAACTCTAACTCCCTCTCGGGGACGAGGCATAGGAAAGAACAGACACCTTCAATATTATCAATTATGTACTAACACTATATTTCTAATCTAATTAAAATGATGACCGGTTAGGACAATTGTATGTTAATTATTATGGACAGTTATTTTGCATCTTGTGTGCATCTATCGGTAATTATTACGACCAGTTATCTAATCTAATGGTAttctttaaagaaaataaatgactttttttaaaaattgtcatACATTGAATATTGACCAAAGTCTTGATGtggaaatatatatgttcaACGGCATCAATGTAACGCCCCCTCCCCCTCGGGAACAAGGCATGGTGTTATAGGAAGCCACAAACCACATTCGATATCATAACTTATGTACTAACACTATAAGTGCAAATTCTAAGATGAAGCATAAAATAAAACCGTAAAatcttttatcaaattaatctTGTAAAATGATCAGCGGCTGGGAcaattctaatgtaaatattatggaCAGTTATTTTGCATCCTGTGTGTATTTATCAGTAATTATGGACGTCAGTTATGTAATTTGATAGACTTTATTCCTATATCTAACTTACAAAATAATTTCCTTTTTATAATTGTCATACATTGAATATTGACCTAAGTCCTGATATGGTAATATATCCGATTAACTTGAGCCAATTTAAAACCATGTTACatcaatgaaaatgaattcAAAGCTAAAATCACAAGGTCACAGATTCCTGTGAAGAAATGACGGTACAAGCCTTCAGCAGaatacaaaataagaaaaaaataaaggagTTTGTATTGCGAAATATTGCTGAACTTAACTTTACTTAGATTACTTTAAGCTTACTGCATCTTCCAAGAATGGTTTAATCTGGTGACTTACATTTTAATCCAAAGGAAAGGTATAGACCTAACAGTCCTGATAGTGATATGTAACTACAAAGGGAAAATGTCATCACAAAAGTTGTTATATCAAAGTGGTCAAATAAACTGAAATAAGCGAATAGAATTGCGATCTGATCCTGACTGATTCGTCACAACAAGTTTATCACCATACACGGATATAGCTAGTGGATTGCTGATACCGTCCGCTGCTGTTAACAGTTCCCTGACGTTTGTCCCGTCCCCAGACATCTGTACCACGTTGTTTGACTCCCATCCACAGACATAGACGTTACTCTCCATGTCCACATCCACTCCATATGCGTAGCGTACTATACCTACATTCAACACGTCCTTGTATAGATTGTCAGTAGACAGACTACCGACGGCCGTACCTCCAGGATTGTTGATGTGGTAAGGAAGGAAGAGAGTCCCGGTACGGTGGTCTTGAGATAATgcgtatatatatagtgttaggTACTCTTTGTAGCATCTGTGTCTTACCGTCTTTTGTCACCCGGTACACTTCTTTACCTGAACTCACGATGAACTCTCCATTTCTGTACGTTATACCGTAACATGTTTTCCCAATGTTTATTACATTCGATAATGTAAGTTTAGAGGATGTAACTGTCACcacatgtacaccattaccTACCGCAGCTGCAACAGTAGTGTTGTCTACCAAACACAAATCCCAAGGGTCTCCATTCACCTTCAACTCATCCACAAATCTCCGTCAGTGTTGATTAATTTCAGCTTCTGATTGTTATAATCTCCTACAACAATACTGCCGTCCGGTGTGATAACAACTCCACGAGCATCACAAATCGACTGAtctgatttcatttttatgttcattttcTTACCTCCTT
The DNA window shown above is from Argopecten irradians isolate NY chromosome 8, Ai_NY, whole genome shotgun sequence and carries:
- the LOC138330337 gene encoding tripartite motif-containing protein 2-like codes for the protein MAEGGPNQESVPKDGTQSDSHLLQCPICLEQLHQPRCLPCHHSLCQECLSNYITSEVSGKRDTATTFTCPVCRTLTHPIDKTEDKDKWAEQFPVDKVVMELMQIKSGSTESHYCTYCEKTKDKKVLAQFWCKTNRCLFCESCKLNHHDIIHTNCDGIDIRASAGKFLPRTETLTKKCDKHNEKMDYFCVDHKTFGCTKCITVGHRKCNDVATTEDYCCTLDRNSTIKETTAYLREAADSLESAVKKFKQYLHSIVDDKESALQSIDDMEERFIQRMKEMKKEITDDLIAKYKVESDNLKSTSQKCERLKIAIQNTMESTATARQQNDHMGTILLYQRGQTELDTWKDLVKEMRMTSSTVSLKHEAEFDGTSLNFGKIVVQKQQRQFTDVPGLTKPLSECELKEVRKVNIKMKSDRFICDARGVVITPDGSIVVGDNNNQKLKLINTDGDVVDELKVDGRSYDLCLVDNTTVAAAVGNGVHVVSVTSSKLTLSDVINIDKKCYGITYRNGEFIASTRDNEVYRVTKDGKTQMLHGGTNTIWTLSHDHRTGTLFIPYHYNNTGSTAVGSLSTDNLHKDVMKVGVGRYAYGVDVVGEGNVYVCGCGSHNVVQMSGDGTNVRELLTAADGINYPRAVSVYGDTLVVTNQSGSDSNSIRLFQYI